The Sulfurimonas hydrogeniphila genome includes a window with the following:
- a CDS encoding thioredoxin family protein, with amino-acid sequence MSKIIFLVLLSAFSLWGLEFHTYEEALKIQKQNNKIIMIDVIRSDCQYCIKMKKEVFDDPEMSEWIEERFIPVELNLDFDELPLGLHVYFTPTFFFVDKNQKIIKQIPGSWNIQDFKDLTKNIK; translated from the coding sequence ATGAGTAAAATTATATTTTTAGTTTTGTTAAGTGCTTTTTCTTTATGGGGTCTTGAATTTCATACTTATGAAGAAGCGTTAAAAATCCAAAAACAAAACAATAAAATTATTATGATAGATGTCATACGTTCGGATTGTCAGTACTGCATCAAAATGAAAAAAGAGGTTTTTGATGATCCGGAAATGTCAGAATGGATAGAAGAGCGTTTCATTCCCGTGGAATTGAACCTTGATTTTGATGAACTGCCTTTGGGATTACATGTATATTTTACACCGACTTTTTTCTTTGTAGATAAAAATCAAAAAATAATTAAACAGATTCCGGGTTCATGGAATATTCAGGATTTTAAAGATTTAACAAAAAACATAAAATAA
- a CDS encoding DsrE family protein yields MLKFTLILLSFCILSFADTEYAEPKPSIDNPRQIVFSVTEDSPHALDHILSVANNVLKFYGPEKVEMKIVAYSKGIKLLDRHVKETAVRVDALMQYDVEFVACGNTMRTLHIKKEDLVDGSVVVTAGVVELLESVKAGWIYIKP; encoded by the coding sequence ATGCTAAAATTTACACTAATTTTACTAAGCTTTTGTATTCTCTCGTTTGCAGATACAGAGTATGCAGAGCCCAAACCTTCTATAGACAATCCGAGACAAATTGTCTTTTCAGTCACAGAAGATTCTCCGCATGCACTGGATCACATACTCAGTGTCGCAAACAATGTTTTGAAGTTTTACGGACCGGAAAAAGTAGAGATGAAAATCGTTGCCTATTCCAAGGGGATAAAACTTTTGGACAGACATGTGAAAGAGACTGCTGTGCGCGTAGATGCTCTGATGCAGTATGATGTAGAATTTGTTGCGTGTGGTAACACAATGCGGACACTGCATATAAAAAAAGAAGACCTTGTTGACGGCTCCGTTGTAGTAACCGCAGGTGTGGTTGAACTGCTGGAGAGTGTTAAAGCAGGTTGGATTTATATTAAACCATAG
- a CDS encoding DUF302 domain-containing protein, with the protein MKKLITLAIVLFCAVSLQAKGDLHLFSIENKDGKITPYTIEQALNNGGFHVELNSNMIGPFKKQFKETQYKVFTLMTFWSKKYTRDLVIKYPKAGVFTPMGMGIYQAKNENTLHFSVLSAEAQGKILGIKDLSLLKKIETDVLAVIKKNFPKAKHTYSEDSLKTSHNLVTVYEMEVDEDEDPDDVLDELQMNLEGAFKPYGFVVPQFMDLNEVLTQDGTKESPFDFYITYSICKLPVIYTVSKSRPEASAFAPCTTMLYKKKGENKVVVGFPAVYNWLSSAKVEDKEAKATLLKAQKDFESILKDITE; encoded by the coding sequence ATGAAAAAACTAATTACACTGGCAATTGTACTTTTTTGTGCAGTTTCACTCCAGGCAAAAGGAGACTTGCATCTTTTCAGTATAGAAAACAAAGATGGAAAAATTACTCCATATACTATTGAACAGGCGCTGAACAACGGCGGTTTCCATGTAGAGCTTAACAGCAATATGATAGGACCGTTTAAAAAACAGTTTAAAGAGACACAATACAAAGTTTTTACTTTAATGACATTCTGGAGTAAAAAATACACAAGAGATTTGGTGATTAAATATCCAAAAGCGGGTGTTTTTACACCGATGGGTATGGGAATCTATCAGGCAAAAAATGAAAATACTTTGCATTTTTCTGTGTTGAGCGCAGAGGCACAGGGAAAAATATTAGGGATTAAAGACCTGTCTCTTCTGAAAAAGATAGAAACAGACGTGCTTGCAGTGATAAAAAAGAATTTTCCAAAAGCAAAGCATACTTACAGTGAAGACAGTTTAAAAACATCACATAATTTAGTAACAGTTTATGAGATGGAAGTAGATGAGGATGAAGACCCTGATGATGTGCTGGATGAACTTCAAATGAACCTTGAAGGCGCATTTAAACCATACGGGTTTGTTGTTCCCCAGTTTATGGATCTCAACGAAGTACTTACACAAGACGGAACAAAAGAATCGCCGTTTGATTTTTATATTACTTACTCTATCTGTAAACTGCCGGTTATTTATACTGTTTCAAAAAGCAGACCTGAAGCATCGGCATTTGCACCATGTACAACAATGTTGTATAAGAAAAAAGGAGAAAATAAAGTTGTCGTAGGTTTTCCGGCTGTGTATAACTGGCTGAGTTCTGCAAAAGTTGAAGACAAAGAGGCGAAAGCGACACTCTTAAAAGCACAAAAAGATTTCGAATCTATTTTGAAAGATATTACAGAGTAG